In the genome of Chryseobacterium arthrosphaerae, one region contains:
- a CDS encoding sodium:solute symporter yields MSTIDWTVLIFTLVVVVVYGVFIGRGQKSNESYLKADNKMPWYIVLLGIMATQASAITFLSAPGQAYTDGMRFVQYYFGLPLAMIVICITFIPIFQRLNVYTAYEYLENRFDKKTRVLTSLLFLFSRGLSTGISIYAPSIILSSVLNWNIYVTNVLTGGILLIYTYVGGAKAIAHTQKLQFLIILGTMAFAGYLLIQNMPDGIGFNDALYLAGKSGKLNVITTEFDWKDKYNIWSGLIGGFFLALSYFGTDQSQVGRYITAKDNTNAKMGLLLNGLVKIPMQFAILLIGALLFAFFSLKPAPIYFNERSYQHFKDTQPEQAAVFEKEHQNLQIQFNADSKEILKLKENDSPQLIKAIQDFKNTQTQVKALHGRVEEAINNSNYNAEKTDTNYIFLHFVKSTLPAGMIGLLFAVIFLASWGSISAALNSLAACSLKDVHLLFSKEIPDDATELKYSRLHTLAWGIFSIGVAMFATQMGSLIEAVNVLGSLFYGPILGIFLVAFYYKKITGSNVFIAAVLSEITVIAVYQFDIISFLWLNVIGAAAVIIFSAIGLLFYKQKIVNS; encoded by the coding sequence ATGAGTACTATAGATTGGACAGTTTTAATCTTTACCCTCGTGGTAGTGGTTGTGTACGGTGTATTCATCGGCCGTGGTCAAAAAAGCAATGAATCCTACCTGAAAGCAGATAATAAAATGCCCTGGTACATTGTGCTTTTAGGTATCATGGCTACCCAGGCGAGTGCCATTACATTTCTTTCAGCGCCGGGCCAGGCGTATACAGATGGGATGCGTTTTGTTCAGTATTACTTTGGTCTGCCTTTGGCGATGATTGTGATCTGTATTACGTTCATTCCTATTTTTCAGCGCTTGAATGTTTATACTGCCTATGAATATTTAGAAAACCGTTTTGATAAAAAAACAAGGGTACTCACTTCACTGCTTTTTCTTTTTTCCAGAGGATTATCAACGGGGATCAGTATTTATGCTCCGAGTATCATCCTGTCAAGCGTTTTAAACTGGAATATTTATGTAACCAATGTTTTAACAGGCGGGATTCTGTTGATTTACACCTATGTTGGCGGGGCAAAAGCAATCGCACACACCCAGAAACTACAATTTCTCATTATTCTGGGAACAATGGCTTTTGCAGGATATCTGCTGATTCAGAATATGCCGGATGGTATTGGTTTTAACGATGCGCTGTATCTGGCAGGGAAGTCCGGAAAGCTTAATGTGATCACCACAGAATTCGACTGGAAGGATAAATATAATATCTGGAGCGGGCTGATTGGCGGCTTTTTTCTCGCCTTGTCTTATTTCGGTACAGACCAGAGCCAGGTTGGAAGGTATATTACGGCGAAAGACAATACCAATGCAAAAATGGGGCTGCTGCTGAACGGATTGGTTAAAATCCCGATGCAGTTTGCCATTCTCCTGATTGGTGCTTTGCTCTTCGCATTCTTTTCCCTGAAGCCGGCCCCGATCTATTTTAACGAACGTTCTTATCAGCATTTTAAGGATACACAACCTGAACAGGCTGCGGTTTTTGAAAAGGAGCATCAAAATTTACAAATACAATTTAATGCAGATTCGAAAGAAATCCTAAAATTGAAAGAAAATGATTCTCCTCAACTTATAAAAGCCATTCAGGATTTTAAAAACACACAAACCCAGGTAAAAGCACTTCACGGCAGGGTAGAAGAAGCAATTAATAATTCAAACTATAATGCGGAGAAAACAGATACGAATTATATTTTCCTGCATTTCGTGAAAAGTACCTTACCTGCAGGAATGATCGGTTTACTGTTTGCCGTCATTTTCCTGGCCAGTTGGGGCTCAATTTCTGCGGCCCTGAATTCCCTTGCTGCCTGCTCATTAAAAGATGTTCATTTACTATTCAGCAAAGAAATTCCTGATGATGCCACAGAATTGAAATATAGCCGTCTGCATACTTTAGCCTGGGGGATTTTCTCCATTGGGGTAGCCATGTTTGCCACGCAGATGGGTTCCCTTATTGAAGCGGTTAATGTATTGGGTTCTCTTTTTTACGGTCCGATATTGGGAATCTTCCTTGTCGCCTTTTATTATAAAAAAATTACCGGCTCCAATGTATTTATCGCTGCAGTTTTATCAGAAATTACAGTTATTGCGGTCTATCAGTTTGATATCATTTCCTTCCTTTGGCTTAACGTCATCGGAGCAGCAGCAGTGATTATATTTTCTGCAATCGGGTTGCTGTTTTATAAGCAGAAAATAGTAAATTCGTAA
- a CDS encoding DUF2911 domain-containing protein translates to MKTIIKSAAVLMAVMTVSVNAFAQDTKKPASPPATATGKIKDATITINYSSPSVKGRTIWGGLEAYNKVWRAGANEATTFETDKNITVQGKPLPAGKYSFFLIPKESGTWTAIFNKEPKQWGAYKYEESKDALRVDVKTKALPATQENLVYKINSNGFTMDWDKISVPVEIK, encoded by the coding sequence ATGAAAACGATTATTAAATCTGCTGCCGTACTTATGGCTGTCATGACTGTTTCAGTGAATGCCTTTGCACAGGATACTAAAAAACCTGCCAGCCCTCCGGCTACAGCTACGGGAAAAATTAAAGATGCAACCATTACAATAAACTATAGCAGTCCTTCTGTTAAAGGCCGTACCATCTGGGGTGGTTTAGAAGCTTATAATAAAGTTTGGCGTGCAGGTGCCAATGAAGCAACTACCTTTGAAACGGATAAAAATATTACCGTTCAGGGTAAACCGCTGCCTGCAGGTAAATATAGCTTTTTCCTGATCCCTAAAGAGTCCGGAACCTGGACTGCGATTTTTAACAAAGAACCAAAGCAATGGGGTGCTTATAAATATGAAGAATCTAAAGATGCCTTACGTGTGGATGTAAAAACAAAAGCTTTACCGGCAACACAGGAAAATTTAGTGTATAAAATAAACAGTAATGGTTTCACAATGGATTGGGATAAAATCTCAGTTCCTGTAGAGATCAAATAA
- a CDS encoding glycohydrolase toxin TNT-related protein — MKHVFKYLFFFTAVFSSIACSSDREEEVQPPSDVTTVFYKSADELAVTYDPNGNVNASVRSQIFELYRQGKWSELEALFKANNLNGGWPPANGGYNIVDEVPLQAGQKFDRYSGAVGSYNGTGVPTLGGSFTSPIINGYVYTFTQRALNQPENKYDFYYEIDVLNNAMQFKTQTADIIPWFNQTGKGKQTMWKIPIDINTGYQKTWNKLAEEGYIKVTIKKSPSGKYPNLAGTVIQP, encoded by the coding sequence ATGAAACATGTATTTAAGTACCTCTTTTTTTTCACTGCTGTTTTTTCCTCAATAGCCTGTAGCTCAGACAGAGAAGAGGAAGTTCAGCCTCCGAGCGATGTTACGACCGTTTTCTATAAATCTGCAGACGAACTTGCAGTAACCTATGACCCGAACGGCAATGTGAATGCCAGTGTCAGAAGCCAGATATTTGAGCTCTACAGGCAAGGTAAATGGAGCGAACTGGAAGCTCTTTTCAAAGCCAACAACCTGAATGGCGGATGGCCACCTGCCAATGGCGGTTATAATATCGTTGATGAAGTTCCCCTTCAGGCCGGCCAGAAATTCGACAGGTACAGCGGAGCGGTTGGCAGCTATAACGGAACCGGAGTTCCTACTTTAGGAGGAAGCTTTACCAGCCCTATTATTAATGGCTATGTCTATACTTTTACCCAAAGAGCATTAAACCAGCCCGAAAACAAGTATGATTTTTATTACGAAATTGATGTGCTGAACAATGCAATGCAGTTTAAAACCCAGACCGCAGATATTATTCCCTGGTTCAATCAAACCGGAAAGGGAAAACAGACCATGTGGAAAATTCCTATCGATATCAATACCGGCTATCAGAAAACATGGAACAAATTAGCGGAAGAAGGTTATATTAAAGTTACGATTAAAAAAAGCCCAAGCGGAAAATATCCTAACTTAGCAGGCACGGTTATTCAGCCTTAA
- a CDS encoding reprolysin-like metallopeptidase, with protein MKKQLTLIGMLLMSGISFAQTDRLWSESSRKASTEIFENKAGIENPRVYSLNIDGLKSVLAKAPKRLAAGEKSEIIISFPNSEGRMENFKVRENSNFTPELAAKYPDIKSYVGQGLDDPNSTVYFSVSPLGLSSMEIYGDKSAVFIEPYSKDLSTYVVYRKSDKKDDLNKFECTVVDAAQKGVANSGLAARPNADDAKLRTFRLALSCTGEYTAYFGGTKALALAAMNTTMTRVNGVFEKDFAARMVLIANNDAVIYTNASTDPYSAASGMSNWNSQLQSTLTSVIGEANYDIGHLFGASGGGGNAGCIGCICTNGSKGSGYTSPADAIPSGDNFDIDYVAHEMGHQFGGNHTFSMNNEGTGANMEPGSGSTIMGYAGITSQDIQPHSDAFFHAISIQQITNNIKAKTCSVNTNTGNSIPTANAGADYTIPKGTPFMLTGTATDADGDSLTYIWEQMDNASSSQTGASSAASATKASGPNFRSWTPTTSPVRYFPRMASILTGATTTAGSEITVEALSSVARTLNFRFTARDNRAGGSGNNSDDAVITVNGTAGPFSVTSQNSATTYAGGSSQTITWNVAGTTANGVNAANVDILWSTDNGNTWTTLLAGTPNDGTQDVTIPNVTTTTGRIMVKGSNHIFFDVNNANISVNAGSGTPDTVAPTAPTLAASGTTSTSTNLSWSGATDNVGVTGYDVYMNASLIGSTATTTYTVTGLTPSTSYSFSVKAKDAAGNTSVSSNTVNVTTLAGGGTVTYCSASASNTADERIGNVKFGTINNTSTGTAGYENFTSVSTNVTAGSTYTISITPVWTSTKYSEAYAVYIDYNGDGDFTDSGELAWTKAGSTTTPVTGSITIPATATAGSTRMRVMMKYSSIPTSSCEAYTYGQVEDYTLNIASSGRGITADTKDLITDIKLFPNPAKDVLHISNTTSEEYKIFDMGGKLVDSGKLQRGSINVSSLIKGAYMVQVGETAKRFIKD; from the coding sequence ATGAAAAAACAATTAACCCTGATTGGAATGCTCCTTATGAGTGGTATTTCTTTCGCACAAACTGACCGCCTTTGGTCTGAAAGCTCCAGAAAAGCTTCAACAGAGATCTTTGAAAACAAAGCAGGCATTGAAAATCCGAGGGTGTACAGCCTTAATATAGACGGATTGAAAAGTGTTCTGGCAAAAGCTCCTAAAAGGTTGGCAGCCGGCGAAAAATCCGAAATCATCATTTCTTTTCCCAATTCTGAAGGCAGAATGGAAAATTTCAAAGTAAGAGAGAATTCCAACTTCACTCCGGAACTGGCCGCAAAATATCCGGACATTAAATCTTACGTAGGTCAGGGTCTTGATGATCCGAATTCTACAGTTTATTTCAGTGTTTCCCCACTTGGTCTATCTTCAATGGAAATCTACGGCGACAAATCAGCTGTATTTATTGAACCTTATTCCAAAGACCTTTCCACTTATGTTGTATACAGAAAATCTGATAAGAAGGACGATCTTAACAAATTTGAATGTACCGTAGTGGATGCTGCACAAAAAGGGGTGGCGAATTCCGGACTTGCTGCAAGACCTAACGCAGACGATGCCAAACTGAGAACCTTCAGACTGGCTTTATCCTGTACAGGGGAATATACTGCGTATTTCGGGGGCACCAAAGCGCTGGCACTTGCTGCAATGAACACTACGATGACCCGTGTAAACGGTGTTTTTGAGAAAGATTTTGCTGCGAGAATGGTTCTGATCGCCAATAACGATGCCGTCATTTATACCAATGCTTCCACAGACCCTTATTCTGCCGCTTCAGGAATGAGCAACTGGAATTCTCAGCTTCAAAGTACCCTTACTTCTGTAATCGGTGAAGCCAATTATGACATCGGGCACTTGTTCGGAGCTTCCGGAGGCGGAGGAAATGCAGGCTGCATCGGCTGTATCTGTACCAACGGCTCAAAAGGAAGCGGATATACTTCGCCGGCAGATGCGATTCCTTCAGGGGATAATTTTGATATCGACTATGTAGCTCACGAAATGGGACACCAGTTCGGAGGAAACCATACTTTCTCAATGAATAATGAAGGAACCGGAGCCAATATGGAGCCTGGTTCAGGATCAACCATCATGGGATATGCCGGAATTACCAGCCAGGATATTCAGCCACACTCTGATGCATTTTTCCATGCTATAAGCATTCAGCAGATCACCAATAATATCAAAGCTAAAACCTGCTCTGTCAATACCAACACAGGAAACTCAATTCCAACCGCGAACGCAGGTGCAGATTATACCATTCCAAAAGGAACTCCGTTTATGCTGACAGGTACAGCAACGGATGCCGACGGAGATTCTCTGACTTACATCTGGGAACAAATGGATAACGCTTCTTCTTCTCAGACAGGAGCAAGCTCTGCAGCCAGCGCTACGAAGGCTTCAGGACCTAACTTCAGATCTTGGACACCTACCACTTCTCCTGTAAGATACTTCCCGAGAATGGCTTCCATATTAACAGGGGCCACTACCACAGCAGGATCCGAAATCACTGTTGAAGCGCTTTCTTCAGTAGCCAGAACACTCAACTTCAGATTCACTGCCCGTGATAACAGAGCCGGAGGTTCAGGAAACAACTCTGACGATGCGGTAATCACTGTAAACGGAACTGCAGGGCCATTCTCTGTAACTTCACAAAACTCAGCGACAACTTACGCAGGGGGAAGCTCTCAAACCATTACATGGAACGTAGCAGGAACTACTGCAAACGGTGTTAATGCAGCCAATGTAGATATTCTTTGGTCTACAGATAACGGAAATACATGGACTACCCTATTGGCGGGAACTCCTAATGACGGTACACAAGATGTGACAATTCCTAATGTTACCACTACAACAGGTAGAATCATGGTAAAAGGATCTAATCATATCTTCTTTGATGTGAATAATGCCAATATTTCAGTAAACGCCGGTTCAGGAACTCCTGATACGGTTGCTCCTACAGCTCCTACCCTTGCCGCTTCAGGAACAACTTCTACCAGCACAAATCTTTCATGGTCAGGTGCTACGGATAATGTAGGGGTTACAGGATATGATGTATACATGAATGCTTCATTGATAGGATCTACAGCTACTACAACGTATACCGTAACCGGATTGACTCCTTCTACATCTTACTCTTTCTCTGTGAAGGCAAAAGACGCAGCAGGAAACACATCCGTTTCAAGCAATACAGTAAATGTTACTACTCTTGCAGGAGGCGGAACAGTGACTTATTGCTCTGCTTCAGCATCCAACACAGCTGATGAGAGAATCGGAAATGTAAAATTCGGAACCATCAACAATACCTCTACAGGAACTGCAGGGTATGAAAACTTCACTTCAGTTTCTACCAATGTAACAGCAGGAAGTACTTATACGATTTCGATAACTCCGGTTTGGACTTCTACAAAATATAGCGAAGCCTATGCTGTGTACATTGATTATAACGGAGACGGAGACTTTACAGACAGCGGAGAACTGGCCTGGACAAAAGCAGGATCTACAACAACTCCGGTTACAGGATCTATTACCATTCCGGCGACCGCTACAGCAGGATCTACAAGAATGAGAGTGATGATGAAATACAGCTCTATTCCTACCTCATCGTGTGAAGCTTATACTTACGGACAGGTTGAAGACTATACCCTTAATATCGCTTCTTCAGGAAGAGGTATTACCGCTGATACCAAAGACCTGATTACCGATATTAAACTGTTCCCTAACCCTGCAAAAGATGTACTGCATATCTCAAACACTACTTCTGAAGAATATAAAATCTTCGATATGGGTGGGAAACTGGTTGACTCAGGAAAACTTCAAAGAGGCTCCATCAATGTAAGCAGCCTGATCAAAGGTGCTTATATGGTACAGGTTGGAGAAACCGCCAAGAGATTCATTAAAGACTAA
- a CDS encoding DinB family protein, translating into MIKQALLGEFLYEAENTRKILKAIPDSALDWKPSEKNWTTAQLASHIAEVYNWYEPTFSQDIFDMGKYEYNKGDISKAENIVAKFEENVAKAQKALENSDESTYFNEWKMEMNGNVLFPPSPRIQVVRGFLYNHLYHHRGELVVYLRSTGNAVPGLYGPTADDKM; encoded by the coding sequence ATGATTAAACAGGCACTTTTAGGTGAATTTCTGTATGAAGCAGAAAACACCAGAAAAATTTTAAAAGCAATCCCTGACAGCGCCCTGGACTGGAAACCGTCTGAGAAAAACTGGACGACTGCTCAGCTTGCTTCTCATATTGCAGAAGTATACAACTGGTATGAACCCACCTTCAGCCAGGACATTTTTGATATGGGAAAATACGAGTACAACAAGGGAGATATTTCCAAAGCTGAAAACATCGTTGCAAAATTTGAAGAAAATGTCGCCAAAGCGCAGAAAGCCCTGGAAAACTCTGATGAATCCACTTATTTCAATGAATGGAAAATGGAAATGAATGGTAATGTCCTTTTCCCTCCTTCTCCAAGAATACAGGTGGTAAGAGGTTTTCTGTATAATCATTTGTACCATCACAGAGGCGAGCTGGTTGTTTATTTAAGATCAACCGGAAATGCAGTTCCCGGACTTTACGGGCCTACCGCTGATGATAAAATGTAA
- a CDS encoding acyl-CoA dehydrogenase family protein — protein MNTETIDNIKMIAETAKEFAEKNIRPNIMEWDESQTFPKDLFHQLGEMGFMGIVVPEQYGGSGLGYHEYVAILDEISQVDPSIGLSVAAHNSLCTNHIYEFGNEEQRNKWLPQLATGKVIGAWGLTEHNTGSDSGGMSTTAVKDGDEWIINGAKNFITHAISGDIAVVMTRTGEKGAKNNSTAFVLEKGMLGFTSGKKENKLGMRASETAELIFDNVRVPDSHRLGEVGEGFKQAMKILDGGRISIAALSLGTARGAYKAALKYAKERHQFGKSISEFQAINFMLADMATEIDAAELLIQRAATLKNAKQKMTKEGAMAKLYASEACVRISNNAVQIFGGYGYTKDFPAEKFYRDSKLCTIGEGTSEIQRLVIGRDITK, from the coding sequence ATGAATACAGAGACTATTGACAACATCAAAATGATAGCGGAGACAGCTAAAGAATTTGCAGAGAAGAATATCCGACCGAATATTATGGAGTGGGATGAAAGCCAGACATTTCCAAAAGATCTGTTTCACCAATTGGGGGAAATGGGATTTATGGGGATTGTAGTTCCTGAACAATACGGCGGTTCCGGTTTGGGATATCATGAGTATGTTGCTATTCTTGACGAAATTTCTCAGGTGGATCCATCAATCGGTCTTTCTGTAGCAGCTCACAATTCACTTTGTACCAACCACATCTATGAATTTGGAAATGAAGAGCAAAGAAACAAATGGCTTCCTCAGCTGGCCACCGGAAAAGTAATCGGAGCATGGGGATTGACAGAACACAATACAGGTTCGGATTCAGGAGGAATGTCTACAACTGCTGTAAAAGACGGGGATGAATGGATCATCAACGGAGCTAAAAACTTTATTACACACGCTATTTCAGGAGATATCGCAGTGGTAATGACCAGAACAGGTGAAAAAGGAGCCAAAAACAATTCTACAGCTTTCGTTTTGGAAAAAGGAATGCTTGGTTTCACTTCCGGAAAAAAAGAAAACAAATTGGGAATGCGTGCTTCCGAAACAGCAGAACTTATCTTTGATAACGTACGTGTACCGGACTCTCACCGTTTGGGAGAAGTAGGCGAAGGCTTCAAACAGGCTATGAAAATTCTTGACGGAGGTAGAATCTCTATCGCGGCTTTAAGCTTAGGAACAGCAAGAGGAGCTTATAAAGCGGCTTTAAAATATGCTAAAGAAAGACACCAGTTCGGAAAATCAATCTCTGAATTCCAGGCGATCAACTTTATGCTTGCTGATATGGCCACGGAAATTGATGCTGCAGAACTTTTGATCCAAAGAGCGGCAACATTGAAAAATGCTAAGCAGAAAATGACAAAAGAAGGAGCCATGGCAAAATTATACGCTTCTGAAGCTTGTGTAAGAATTTCCAACAATGCAGTACAGATCTTCGGAGGTTACGGATATACAAAAGACTTCCCTGCTGAGAAATTCTACAGAGATTCCAAGCTTTGTACAATTGGTGAGGGAACTTCTGAGATCCAGAGACTGGTGATCGGAAGAGATATTACGAAATAA
- a CDS encoding endonuclease, which produces MKKILLPIILISSYIAAQAPAGYYNGTAGLTGYALKTKLHDIISEKTVNWHYDDLPGFYTQTDLDKYYDHTAANTEFLLDIYSEIPSGQDAYEYTTAQLISTAGAEGLGYNREHMMPQSTFSTSSSISDYPMYSDLNFIIPVDAYINQRRNNYPYGIGGNTVYYNFTNGSKMANAAIPNYPYAGRVYEPINEFKGDIARTLLYFAVRYEGKLGSFNTAYTTSANITPATDQCPLDGTEERAIDLPYVAMLKQWSAADPVSQREIDRNNAVYAIQKNRNPFIDHPEWIDMIWSENPDNIAPAAPGSLTSTQQNAYFVNLNWTASPDTDVLGYRIYMNGSTIPVAVTKETSITIDHLSPSTTYTFTVKAFDKGYLESPFSNTVTAATIASDSYAPDLIITKYISGTNNSTNTIKNNALEIVNKTGHEVNLNNYRINIQFKNNSTGAIYNGDTYELEGKVANNETFVILNPKSTLSCYTPAQAKFVTASDPLTFKGENYVELAYNKTVTVDAIGVKYTTNNNGNVSLYRKSAVNSPTSTFNISEWDSYPSDYCQNLGTLSTSELIASADKEFKIYPNPVYENIYVSGDVEKVKMAQILDFSGRVIYTEKDPFRNKKNISVQGIPAGMYMLRLDDRAEQFIKK; this is translated from the coding sequence ATGAAAAAAATTCTACTTCCTATTATTTTAATTTCCTCTTATATCGCTGCGCAGGCTCCTGCCGGATATTATAACGGAACAGCTGGACTGACAGGCTATGCCCTGAAAACGAAACTTCACGATATTATTTCGGAAAAGACGGTCAACTGGCACTATGATGACCTTCCGGGATTTTATACTCAGACTGATCTTGATAAGTATTATGATCACACTGCTGCCAATACAGAGTTTTTACTGGATATTTATTCGGAAATTCCTTCAGGACAGGATGCTTACGAATATACAACGGCTCAGCTTATATCAACTGCCGGAGCTGAAGGTCTGGGGTACAACAGGGAGCATATGATGCCACAAAGTACATTCAGTACAAGTTCTTCCATCAGCGATTATCCCATGTATTCGGATCTTAATTTTATTATTCCCGTTGATGCCTATATTAATCAGAGGAGAAATAATTATCCTTACGGAATAGGAGGGAATACAGTCTACTATAATTTTACTAATGGTTCAAAAATGGCTAATGCTGCGATTCCCAATTATCCTTATGCGGGAAGGGTATATGAGCCTATTAATGAATTCAAAGGTGATATTGCAAGGACTTTGCTTTATTTTGCGGTAAGATACGAAGGTAAGCTGGGATCATTCAATACTGCTTACACTACCTCTGCCAATATTACGCCCGCTACAGATCAGTGCCCGCTGGATGGAACCGAAGAAAGAGCTATAGATCTTCCCTATGTGGCCATGCTGAAGCAGTGGAGTGCCGCAGATCCGGTTTCACAAAGGGAAATTGACAGGAATAATGCGGTATATGCTATTCAGAAAAACAGGAACCCATTTATTGATCATCCTGAATGGATCGATATGATCTGGTCTGAAAATCCTGACAATATTGCACCGGCAGCTCCGGGATCACTGACTTCAACACAGCAGAATGCATATTTTGTCAACCTGAACTGGACGGCTTCTCCTGATACTGATGTTCTGGGGTACAGAATATATATGAATGGCTCAACCATTCCTGTGGCTGTAACAAAGGAAACTTCTATAACCATAGATCACCTGAGCCCGTCCACAACGTATACTTTTACGGTAAAGGCTTTTGATAAAGGATATCTGGAATCTCCATTCAGCAATACGGTTACAGCTGCAACAATTGCTTCAGATTCCTATGCTCCTGATCTTATCATTACAAAGTATATATCAGGTACCAATAATAGTACCAATACCATTAAGAATAATGCCCTGGAAATCGTTAATAAAACTGGTCATGAAGTTAATTTAAATAATTACAGGATTAATATTCAGTTTAAGAACAATAGCACAGGGGCTATCTATAATGGTGATACCTATGAACTGGAAGGTAAAGTAGCGAACAATGAAACTTTTGTTATTTTAAACCCGAAATCTACTTTATCATGTTATACTCCGGCACAGGCAAAGTTCGTAACGGCATCTGATCCCCTGACGTTTAAAGGAGAGAACTATGTGGAACTGGCCTACAATAAAACCGTTACCGTAGATGCGATTGGAGTAAAATATACCACCAATAACAACGGAAACGTATCTTTATATAGAAAAAGCGCAGTCAATAGCCCGACCAGTACCTTTAATATTAGTGAATGGGATTCTTATCCGTCTGATTACTGTCAGAACCTGGGTACATTATCTACTTCAGAGCTGATTGCATCTGCTGACAAAGAATTTAAAATTTACCCGAATCCTGTTTATGAAAATATTTACGTAAGCGGTGATGTTGAAAAGGTGAAGATGGCTCAAATCCTTGATTTTTCAGGAAGAGTGATCTATACAGAGAAAGATCCGTTCAGAAATAAGAAAAATATTTCCGTACAGGGAATTCCAGCGGGAATGTACATGTTAAGACTGGATGATAGAGCAGAACAGTTTATTAAAAAGTAA
- a CDS encoding SatD family protein → MIAVITGDIINSQHADTEVWITRLKNLLETWGSAPYTWEIYRGDEFQFKCSIDSVFWHFLAIKSLIKSQENLDVRMAIGIGEESFSSEKITESNGTAYVNSGRLLNDLKNDGHTVAIKTSSDSVDRDLNILLKWSSKDFDNWTMATAEIIHEMIMNQDITQEDLARRFAISQSSVSQRLKRANYELIVETNQYFKKKISEL, encoded by the coding sequence ATGATAGCGGTCATTACCGGTGATATTATAAATTCACAGCATGCAGACACTGAGGTTTGGATTACCAGACTTAAAAATCTTCTCGAAACCTGGGGAAGCGCTCCTTACACATGGGAGATCTACCGGGGAGATGAGTTTCAGTTCAAATGCAGTATTGACTCCGTTTTCTGGCATTTTCTAGCCATAAAATCTCTCATTAAAAGTCAGGAAAACCTGGATGTAAGGATGGCCATAGGCATAGGTGAAGAAAGTTTTTCTTCTGAAAAGATCACTGAATCCAATGGTACAGCCTATGTCAACTCCGGAAGATTACTGAATGACCTGAAGAATGACGGCCACACCGTTGCCATCAAAACCTCCAGCGATTCTGTAGACAGAGATCTTAACATCCTCCTGAAATGGTCTTCCAAAGATTTTGATAACTGGACGATGGCTACGGCAGAAATTATTCATGAGATGATCATGAACCAGGATATTACCCAGGAAGATCTTGCCAGGAGATTTGCTATTTCACAGTCCTCTGTAAGCCAGAGACTGAAACGGGCCAACTATGAGCTCATCGTGGAAACCAATCAGTATTTTAAAAAGAAAATCTCAGAACTATAG
- a CDS encoding DUF3307 domain-containing protein has product MIFIKLILAHLLGDFILQPNSWVADKEHYKLKSKFLYLHVLIHTVLSLVFLWDLQLWWVAVLVGISHFIIDAAKLSFQTVKTKKSWFFIDQLLHILVIAGISFYFGEFNFSFLQNQEFLKILMAALFLTTPASVFIKILLSSWTPAPDGPNTIQTESLTSAGKYIGILERLLVFTFIMVNHWEGVGFMVAAKSVFRFSDLAQAKQRKLTEYVLIGTLLSFGLAVLTGIIIK; this is encoded by the coding sequence ATGATCTTTATCAAACTCATATTGGCACATCTACTCGGAGATTTTATACTTCAGCCAAATTCATGGGTTGCTGATAAGGAGCACTATAAACTGAAAAGTAAGTTTTTATACCTTCATGTTCTGATTCATACGGTATTAAGCCTGGTTTTTCTTTGGGATCTGCAGCTTTGGTGGGTAGCTGTTTTAGTGGGGATCAGCCATTTTATCATTGATGCAGCCAAACTTAGTTTCCAGACTGTGAAAACAAAAAAAAGCTGGTTTTTTATCGATCAGCTGCTTCATATTCTGGTAATTGCCGGGATCTCTTTTTATTTCGGGGAATTTAATTTCAGCTTTTTACAGAATCAGGAATTTTTAAAGATACTGATGGCAGCTTTGTTTCTCACAACACCGGCTTCTGTTTTTATCAAGATCCTTTTGTCATCATGGACGCCTGCTCCGGATGGCCCCAACACGATTCAGACCGAATCTTTAACGAGTGCCGGAAAATATATCGGAATTTTAGAACGTCTTCTGGTCTTCACTTTTATCATGGTGAATCACTGGGAAGGCGTAGGTTTCATGGTCGCCGCCAAATCTGTTTTCAGGTTCAGCGACCTTGCACAGGCAAAACAGAGAAAACTTACAGAATATGTATTGATTGGTACACTGCTGAGTTTTGGGCTGGCTGTCTTAACAGGAATAATAATAAAATAA